The DNA window CCGCCTCGCGCCACGTGGGCGGAGGCCACCATCCGGTACAGCAGATAGTCCGACGGATGCCGGTCGATGAGCTCCAGCCCTCGCGCCCGCACCGTGTCGAGGGGCGCGCGCTCCCGGACCAGCGTCGCCAGCTCCGCCTCCGCGTCCGCGAGCCGATGCCTCCCAGGCACCAGCGCCACGAGGCCCACGACCGTCAGCGCCATGCCGGCGCAAAGCAACCCCCAGGAGGGCGTGAGGCAGACTGGGCCTCCCGCCTCCTTGCCGCGCTCCCGAGGCCGCACCACCGCGCCCAGCACCACGAGCACCGCCACCGCGCAGGCCGGCAGCTCGAGGCTGAAGTCGAAGAGGTTGTGCAGCCCCAGCGCCGCCACCCCCGCCAGCGCGGCCCACTCCAGCGCGTCCAGCCCCTCCCGACGAAGCAGGCCGATGAAGGCCCAGAGGGCCACGGCCAGGAGCAACAGCCCCGGGACGCCCAGCTCCGCCAGCACCTGGAGCACCGCGTTCTCCGGATGCGTGAGCGTGTTGGGATTGGGCTCGGATTGGTAGCGGGGGAAGACCGCCTCGAAGGCACCGCGCCCCATGCCCAGCACCGGGAAGGAGCTGGCGGCTCGCGCCATCATGGGCCACAGCGACACCTTGGACTGGCTCAGCTTCTCCAGGCTGTCCGCGGAGCGCGCCTCGACCCAGAGGGCCTCCGTCACGGCGTAGGCCCCCACGGCCAGCACCGCCAACAACCCCAGGAGCGCGGTGGCGCTTCGCGACCCACCGTGGAGACTCCCTCCCTCCTCCTCGCGGCGCTGACGCGCGAGCCACAGCACCAGCAGCGCCTGGCCGAAGACGAAGAAGGCGATGCCGCCTCGAGACAGCGACAGCACCACGCCCAGGCCACTCGCCCCCGCCGCCAGCGCGAAGGGCAGCGCCTTGGAGCGAGGCCGCGTCGTGAGCGCCAGCCCCACGCCCACCGTGGACGCCAGACCCAGGAAGCCCGCGAGGTGATTGGGATTGGCGAAGAACGTCATCAGCGGAGGCCGCGCGTGCTCCCACGCCTTGAGCCCCAGGAGCGAGGAGACGCCCAGGAGCGAATGCCCCAGGCCCACCAGCACCACCGCCGCGCCCGTGAAGACCACCACCGCGAGCAGCCGCCTGCGACGCTCCCTCGACCGGCACACCTGGACGGCGGCGAGGAAGGTCAGCAGGTAGGCCAGGTGCTTGGACAGCTCACGCCAGGTGGCCGAGGGCTCCAGCGACACCGGCCGCGCCCGCATGAGCCCGAGCGGCTCCAACGCGAACTCACGCAGCGAGGCGGCCTCCGGGCTCAGCACGCGCAGCACGCCTGCTGGCAGCGGCACCAGCTGCACCGCGCACAACGCCGCGCCCACCCCCAAGGGCAGCGCCAGTAGCGGGAAGCGCAAGGACTGCCCCTGCCGCCGCGCCCCGATGCCCGCGAGCACCGCCGCCACGCCCGACAGCACCATCAACGGCCAGGACACCCACCGCGCCGCGCCTCCGAGCGCCAACGGACACACCACGACGAGCGCGGCCAAGGCCACTTCGGCGAACCGGGTGTACCGGGAGCTGCTGCGATGCGCGGGAGACATTCGAGGGCGCGGAAAGTATGACACGGGCCTTGAAACACTCTCGTTTCTGGCGCGCGGCCCTCGCCCGACAGCAGACAGGCCCACCAGGCGAGTGTGAACCAGGGTCAACCGCTACGCACCCCGGGCCATGGCCATATCAGGCCAAACCCGTCTTTCGCGGGCTCGCGCACGGCCCGCACCCGTCGGGTGCCGGAACCTTCCCCTCCCTGGAGCGCCGCGTCGAGGCACCGCCCCGTCGAGCCCCCACGCCAGGCCGGGCAGGCGGGCCCCGGGGGCATCCGGTCATTCACGCATGCCCAGGTCCGGAGTGGGCTTGCATCCGGAGGACCTTCTGGCATGTTCGCCGACCCATGCGCCGCTTCTTCGTCGCCACCGCCCTCCTCTGCGCCACCCTGTCCGGACTCACCGGCTGCAAGGGAGCCTGCCGCGAGTTGTCCGAGAAGCTGTGCGACTGCGCCATCAACTCGGTGGAGAAGGAGCTGTGCATCCAGCGCGCGGCTCGGGAAGAGAACAACGTGGAGCCCACGCCCGACGACGAGGCCGTCTGCGAGGCGAAGCTCGACGGCTGCGACTGCCGGAAGATTGAGACCGCCGAGGGCAAGCGCGAGTGCGGCATCTCGCGCTAGAGCCACCTCGCGACTGACCCGGGCCTCCGTCAGGCCCCTGGCGCCACGGGACGTGCCGGCGCCGCCCCTTCCCCATCCACCCAGGGCTGAAGCAGCTTGCGCACCCGAGCGCGCAGCGGCGTCTCCACGTAGTGGTGCGTCACCAGCGACGCGGGGATGGCCCAGAGCAGCACCAGCCCCAGCTTCCCCAGCGGCGTGCCGAGACTCACCCACGGGGCGACCTTCGCCACCGCCTCGCCCACGGGGAACTGCAACAGGTACAGCGCGTAGCTGGCCGCGCCCAGCCGCACGACGACGGGCCGGGACAGGGCCCAGCCCAGCCAACCACCGCCTCGCGCCAGCCCGTACACGAGCAGCCCCGACGCGGGAGCGAGCAGCGCGTTGTGCATCAGCGGATAGGGAATCCGCTCCCCCGCCGCCCCCGCCGCCATGAGCAACCCAGCTCCGAGCAAGGCCAACACCCCGCCCGAGCCCTTCTGCTCACCCGCCGCGCGCTCGCGCACGAACCACCAGCCCAGCACCACGCCGAAGAGGAACTCCGGCAGGCGCGCCAGCGGTGTGAACTTCATCAACGCCAACCACGTGCCCCAGGAATGGACACCCACCGTGTCCAGGCCATCGGGCCGCAGCACCAGGTAGAGCACCGGCGGCGTGAGCCCGAGCACCCAGAGCCCCACCAGCACGCCCGGCATCCACGAAGGCCGCACGCGCGGCAGCCAGCGCGCCACTCGGGGGAAGAGCGCATAGAAGAACGCCTCCACCGCCACGGACCAGCCCGGGGGATTCCAGTACAGCGCCAGCCGGGGCACCCACGCCTGCACCAGCGCGAGCGTCGCCACCGCCGCCACCGCCAGCTTCATCGCGGCCACCGTCCAGCCGTTCTCCACCACGGACGCGAGCATCACGGGCGGCGAGGACACCAGGAACGTCAGCAGGTAGACGGGATAGACGCGGGCCACGCGGGCCGCGAGGAACGCACGCGGCCCCGTCTCCATGTGCCCGTCGGCGTCCAGGTAGTTCCAGGCGAGGACAAAGCCAGACAGGACGAAGAAGACACCCACCGCGGAGTAGCCCGAGCCCACCAGGCTCCGCAGCCACTCCGGCGCCGGGTCCAGGACCGGGCGCGCGAAGTGGAACAGCACGACATGCAGGGCCGCGAAGAAGCGCAGCCCCGTCAGCGCATCGAGTGAACCGCCTCGGCTCACCGGCGGCCGATGCCGAAGTACGTGAAGCCCAGCTCGCGCATGCGCACCGGGTCGAACACGTTGCGCCCGTCGAAGATGACCGGCGACTTCATCAGCCCCTTCATGCGCTCGAAGTCCGGGTGGCGGAACTCGTTCCACTCCGTCACCACGAAGAGCGCGTCCACGCCCTCGAGCGCCTCGTAAGGGACGTTGGCGTAGCGGATGCGGTCGCCGAAGACGCGCTTGGCCGAGTGCGTGGCCACCGGGTCGTGCGCCACCACCGTCGCGCCCTTGCCGATGAGGCCCTCGATGACGTCGATGGACGGCGCCTCGCGCATGTCGTCCGTCTTCGGCTTGAAGGCCAGGCCCCACACGCCGAACTTCTTGCCCTCGAGCGAGCCGCCGAAGTGCTTGGTGGCCTTGTTCACCAGGAGCTTCTTCTGCCGCTCATTGGTGCGCTCCACGGCGCGCAGCAGGTCCAGCTCCAGGCCGAACTCGCGCGCGGTGGCGCCCAGCGCCTTCACGTCCTTGGGGAAGCACGAGCCGCCGTAGCCCACGCCCGGGAAGAGGAACGGGTAGCCGATGCGCCGGTCCGAGCCCAGGCCCTTGCGCACGAAGTCCACGTCCGCGCCCACCTTCTCGCAGAGCGCGGAGATGTCGTTCATGAACGAGATGCGCGTGGCCAGCATCGCGTTGGCCGCGTACTTGGTCAGCTCCGCCGAGCGCGTGTCCATGAACAGCACCGGGTTCTCCGTGCGCACGAAGGGGGCGTACAGCTCGCCCATCACCTTGCGTCCGCGCTCGGAGTCCACGCCGATGACGACGCGGTCCGGCTTGAGGAAGTCGTCCAGCGCGGCGCCTTCCTTGAGGAACTCCGGGTTGGAGACGACGTCGAACTCGATGTTCGTCACCTTGCGGATGGCCTCGCGCACCTTGTCGGCGGTGCCCACCGGCACGGTGCTCTTGTCGACGACCACCGTGTACTGCTTCATCGCCTTGCCAATCTGCTCGGCGGCGGCCAGCACGTACTGGAGGTCGGCGTCACCGCTCTCGCCCTCGGGCGTGCCCACGGCGATGAAGACGACATGCGCGTTGGAGACGGCCTCGGGCAAATCCCGCGTGAAGAACAGGCGCTTCTCGCGCACGTTCTTCTTGATGAGCTCCTCGAGACCCGGCTCGTAGATGGGCACCTCGCCCGCCTGGAGCATGCGAATCTTCCGCTCGTCGATATCCACGCACGTGACGTCGTTGCCCGAGTCCGCGAAGCAGGTGCCCGCGACCAGGCCGACGTAGCCCGTTCCGATGATGGCAATACGCATTGAAAGAGTCCCAGTGTGGCGGTGTCTTGGCTGGAACTCATACGCCGGGACGCGCTCGGAAAGAAAGCCCGTCCCAGGGCTGGCCGGGCGACCGGGCGGGCCTACTGTCCAGTGAGCAGACGACGCACTCTTTCCAATCCCCTGAGAGCGGACGTCTGGCCGGGGGTGCTGATTGGACCCACCACCGTACGGTCCAGAAGTTCACGGGTGGCCCGGCGCAGCGGGGGCAGCGCGGCGGTGGCATCGGCGGCGGCCTCGGGGAAGAGGCGGGCGACGATGGACAGCGATGTGTACAGCGCGCGCTCCAGGCGCCACTCCGCGGCGCGGGAGAGCAGCGCCGGGATGTCGAGCGGGCGGGAATACACGCCCCCCATCCACTTCGCGCCCGTGACGAGCTCGCGCAGGTCGATGAAGGACAACCAGGGTACGTCATACCCCTGACGCGCGTGCTCCAGGCAGACGAGCAGGACCGAGTCCTCCAGGTCCGCGCGGAACATGGAGGGCCCGTAGACCTTCATGGGCTTCGCACGGTCGATGATGCCCAGGGCCTGCTCGCGGCGCTGGGGGCCGAGGATGTCGGAGTAGAGGGAGACAGCGGTGCGGCCGTCGGTGACGACCTTGGTGGCGCCGCTGTGGGCGGGCACCGAGTCGGGGCGGAACTCGTGGTTGGAGAGGAAGCCGGCGAAGCCGTCCACATCCATGCGGCGCATGAGGAGCTGGAGGTCCAGGACGGGGCGGAAGCCGATGTGCGGGTAGAGGGCCTCGGCGAAGGCGGCGGAGCCCATGAGGACGAGCTTGCGGCCCTGGAGCTCGTCGACGACCTGCTTGAAGTTGACGAGCTTCATCACGTTGTCGTTGACGGAGCCCTGGTAGACGGCGAGCAGCCTGTCCCTCGCCCACTCGGGGGCGGCGGTGGGGCCCAGGCGGTACTCGAGGTTGTAGGCCGCGAGCGGCGCCAGGCCCTGGGCGATGGCCCAGTCGACATACTCGTCCCAGGGCGCGCCCTTGAGGGCACCTCGCGGTGGGTCGAACGAGGCGAGGACGCGGAAGGTGTCGAGCAGGCTGAGCGGCATGGTGGCCCCCTTTAACGGGCCCACCGCATGCCCTGCAATCACTGCCTGAGTCTCCCCTGGGTGCGGCCAGTGGCGGCCACCGGACAGTGCTCGGCCCCCGGGTGCGACCTGGGGAGCGGCCTCGAGGGGCCCCCCCGCGACTCACCGCAGTCTTCTGGCCGCGGTCTCCAGGCGTCGGAGCGCATATTTCGCCATGGCGACGGGCCGAGGCGCCAGGAGCAGCTTCGCCGCGACCCAGGCGGGCTTGCTGTTCACCAGCTCGGCGCCCACCAGCCGCGGCTCCGTGAAGAAGCGCTCCGCCAGGACTCGCTGCCACGGAGGTGGCGCGAGCGCGGACAGCACGGCGTCCGGAACAGGGGCGCCCAGCATCCGCCGCGCGACGTCCCACGCATACCAGGCCAACTGGGGCAGCTCCGTGCCTCGCGCCGCCTCGACCACCCGAGTCCAATCCAGCGTGTGCCCGGCGAGCAGCTTCAAATCCAGGAGCCACGCCATGCGCTGCAGGAGGTGATGGCTCGCATGCAGGGCCAGGTACACGGCTTCGTCCTCGGGGCGCAGCCACTTCACGCGACGGCCCTCGAGCTCCCCCACCACCGCGCGCTCGACCAGGGCATCGCCCTCCAGCGCCTGCCCCCATCCCGCGAGCGCCCGGAAGTGCAGCTCGACCAGGCCCGCCGGCCCTTCCAGCTCGACGTGGTGTGAGTCGGCCTCCGCGTGGCGCCCATCGCGCGAGGCGCGGACGCTCAGCCCCAATCCCGAGAGGGCTCGCGTCGCGGTGGGAACGTCCCGGCGAAACACCAACAGGTCCACATCGCGCGTGGCCCGCTGGAGCGGGTCTGGGTACAGCCTCCGCGCCAGCCCATAGCCCTTGAGCAGCACGGGCACCACACGCTCGGAAGCCAACACGTCCAGGCTCCGCAGCAGCAGCGCCTTCACCTGAAGCGAGCGAGCCGCGCCCGTGAGGGACTCGCGGCGCAGCAGCGCGCTCGCATCGGAAGGGAGCTCCCAGCCCGCCTGCCCCACCGCGTGGGCCACGAACCCCGCGAGGCCATGGCGCACGGCCGCGCGCACGAACTCGGAGGCCGCGGCGCCTTCGGGAGCAGGCGCATCCGGTGGCGACGGCCAGGAGCGCAGCAGGTCCACGAGGGCGTGCGAGCCCACCACGTGTCAGCGCCTCAACATGACGACCCGCGAGGGGTCCGCGTCGGCATGCGCGAAGAGCCGCGCGGAGCGCTCGGCCACCGCGTCCGCCACCAACTCCAGCGCCAGCTCCTCATCACGACTGGTGGCGTTGCGCCCGTTGGCCCACGCCAGCGACAGCGCCCCAATCACCGCGTCCCCATCCTTCACATCGAGCCGCAGGTCGAAGGAGACCGGGCTGCCCGGAGCGCGCTGGGTCTCGAAGACGATGCCCTCGGTGAGCTCGTTGCGGACGTGCTGGAAGCGCAGCTCCAGCCTCGACACATCCAGGCCCTCCGCCAGGGCGCGGACCGCGGTCCAGACCTCCTGCACGGACTTCGCGGCACGGACCGACGCGGAGACGTCCTTCACCAGCGAGCGCAACCGGATGTTGCGCTGACGGGTCTGCTGCATGTCCCCCGCGCGCGCGAGGTCCAGGTAGCCCAGCTTGCGCATCAGCACCACGATGACCACGCCCATGCCACTGAGCAGCAGGGCGCTCTGCACGCTGTTGGCGAAGTTCAGGCCCAGCGCCGTCAGCGTGAAGAGTCCGCACAGGCCATAGAGCACCAGCACGGTGGAGCGGTGGCTGAGCACCAGGCGGCTCATGATGCGGTGATGGATGTGCTCCTTGTCCGCGCTGAACAGCGGGCGGCCCAGGAGCGAACGGCGCACCACGGCGAGCAGCGTGTCCATGATGGGCAGCCCCAGCGCCATCACGGGCACGAGCATGGCCACGGCCGTGCCGCTCTTGGTGCTCGTCTTGATGGACACCGCCGCGAGCACGAAGCCCAGGAACATGCTGCCCGTGTCCCCCATGAAGATGGAGGCCGGGTTGAAGTTGAAGACCAGGAACCCGAGGATGGCGCCCGCGAGCGCCGCCATCAGCAGGCACAACAGAATGTCGCCCCGCGCGAGCGCGAGGATGAAGTTGGTGCTGACGCCGAAGAAGGCGACGCCTCCCGCGAGCCCGTCCAGGCCATCAATCAGGTTGAGCGCGTTGACGACGCCGACCATCCAGAACACGGTGAACGGAAGGCCGAGCACGCCCAGCGACAGCTCCGGGCCGAAGGGATTGGCGATGACCTCGATGCGGAAGCCGAGGGCGTAGAGTCCCAGCGCGACGAGGAACTGCACGGTGAACTTGAGCCGGGCATTCGCGCCACGCAGGTCGTCATAGAGCCCGAGCGCCGCGATGGCCGCGCCTCCCAGGAAGAGGCCGTAGACGAGCTCCGTGTGGAGGCGGAAGTGATGCCCGACGCCGGAGTCCACGAGGAACAGCGCGCACAAGGGGGCGAAGAAGCCCGCGACGATGCCGACGCCGCCGAGCCTGGGAATGGGCCGGACGTGGACCTTGCGACTGGAGTCGACCGGGTCCATCCACCCCGAGGCCCGGGCCCAGTTGCGCACGAAGTACGTGAGCGTCAGGGCCACCGCCAGGGAGAGCAGGAATGCGACGAAGAACGTGATCATCGAGTTGTGCCGCGCCGCCCATGGTGGGGGCTGGCGTCACGGCGCGTCAATGCATGTCCTTATGCGACACAAACGCGTGCGTCCGAGATGACCCGCCCATCCGAGGACGTCACGGATTCGATTCACATCGCAGGTCTCCGTCATGCGTGGCATCACCCGAGCACTGTCGGCCCACGCCTGTAAGGTTCCTGGCCAATTGGAAAAGGGGGCCTGCGACCAGGCCCTTCCCTGTCCGCTGTTGACGCCTTCTCGACGGGGGACACAATGCGCCTCCTCTTCGTCCTCATGCGTTCCCGGCTCCGCGACCCCCACCGAGTGCATCACCCGACACGTCGCGCCGCTCGAAGTCCTTCGACGCCTCGGGGCGCGCCCGTCCTTGCTTCGTGCGATGCGCTCGACTGCTCGCTTTCGGATGGTGGAGTCGTCCGTTGACCCACGCTTCCGAACGCAGAATGGACGGACTGGACCTCCTGCGCGCCATCGCCATCCTGGGCGTGCTGGTCTTCCACGCGCCCAAGGTCGTCCATGAGGCGGTGCCCCTCACGCTCAGGGCCGCCTTCGCGCATGGGTGGATGGGCGTGGACCTCTTCTTCGTCCTCTCCGGCTACCTCATCGGGCGGCAGGTCTTCGCACCGGAGACGGACGCGCCCCTGGGCTCGCAGTTGCGCACGTTCTGGATGAAGCGCTGGATGCGCACCCTGCCGCTCTACTTCGTGGTGCTCGCGCTCTACGCGCTCAAGCCCTGGGTGGTGGGCACGCCCTTCCTGGGCGGAGGCTGGCACTACGCGCTGTTCCTCCAGAACTTCTCGCTGCCGCGCGACTTCGTGCAGAGCTGGTCCTTGTGCGTGGAGGAGCACTTCTACGTGGTGCTGCCCTTGCTCGCCTTCGTGCTGGGCGGGCGCCGCTGGCCTGCGTGGGCCTGGCTGGTGCCCGTGGGAGTGAGCGTCCTGTCGCGAGCGCTCTGTGTCTGGGACCTCCCGCCGAACGAACACCTGTCGACCTTCCCCGAGTTCGTGGCGTGGTCCACGGAGCAGCACCTGGACGGACTCGCCATCGGCGTGTTCCTGGCGCGGACCGCGCCCACCTGGAGACAGTGGCCGAGCCCCTGGCGCATCACCTGCGCCGTCGCGGGAGGACTCCTGTTGGTGGTGGCGGTGGGGTGGCATGGCGCGCTCGTGACGACGACGAGCCATGTCTGGATTTTCAGTGCGCTCGCGGCCGGCTTCGGCGCGGTGCTGGTGGGAATCGAGACGCTGCGGCTTCCCCAGTGGCTCCGCTGGGGCATCTACCCGACGGCGCTGCTCTCCTATGGCGCCTATCTGTGGCATGGGCTCGTGGTCCGGGTCCTCGAGCGTCTGGACTTGAGGCTGGGCGCGTGGGGACTGGACCTCGCCGCGTTCCTGGCGCTCACGCTGGGCGTCTCGTGGGTGACCTATGTCACGGTGGAGAAACCCTTCCTCAAGCTCCGGGATGCGCTGCTCGCGCGACGGGCTGACGTGCGCGGCCCCCTGCGAGCCGGCATGGAGACACAGCGATGAGCCAGCCTGGCGTCACCTTGGTCATCCCCACGTACAACGGCGCGCGGCGGGTCGAAGCACCGCTGCAGGCGTTGCTCGCGCAGCAGGCGCCGAGTGACTGCTTCGAGGTCGTCGTCGTGGACAACAACTCGACCGACGGCACGTCGCGCGTCGTCGAGGCGAGTCCATCCGTGGCAGGGCTGCGTCAGCGCGGCATCGAGGTCCGGGTGGTTTCCGAGACCCGGCAGGGCCTCCTCTTCGCGCGGCTGTGCGGCATCCAGAGCGCGCGCCGGGACGTCGTCTGCTTCCTCGATGATGACAACGTCCCCGAGCCGAACTTCGTCGCGGATGGCCTGGTGCACTTCCAGGACGAGCACGTCGGTGTCGTGGTGTCACGGTTGTACCCGCGCTACGAGACGCCGCCTCCTCCGAGCATCTCCCGGCGGGAGCACCTGCTCGCCATCAATCACCGACTGGGAGATGCCCCCATCGACTTCGGCGCGGCGGCCACGATTGCACCCACGATTGGCGCGGGGTTGTGGCTGCGTCGCGCCGCCTTCCTGGAGGCCGTGCCGTGGCGCACGCCGGAGCAGCTCATGCCGGACCGGCTCGGCGAGCAGCTCTTGAGCGGTGGGGACATCGAGTTCGGATTCCTGTTGGGCAAGGCCGGACATCGGCGCGTCTATTCACCCTCGCTGAAGGTGTGGCACCTCATCCCCCGCTCCCGGTTCGAGACCCGGTACTTCCTCCGGCTCATCGTCGGCGTGGTGCGCAGCGAGAAGACACTCGAGGCGCGCTATCTGGGCCGCAAGTCCGCGGGCGTCGGTCAGTTGAAGAACTGGGCGCGCCTGTTGGGCGCGGGGCTCGCGAGTCCCGCGTTGGCGCTGCGCGGGGACGCGGTCCGGGAGATTCTCTTCGTCCTGGCGAGCCGCTGGGCACAGGTGCAAGGGCCGTATTCACAGCTCCACGAGCCACGGCCATGACCCGCTCGTCCCGCCCGACGCTGCGTGAGTGCATTGAGGGCCGGAGCAACAACCTGGACTTCCTGCGCTTCGCCGCGGCGTCGGGCGTCATCGCCAGCCACGCGTTTCCGTTGGGGGAAGGACCGAAGGAGGGCACGGAGCCGCTGACGGTCTTCACCCATGGACAGGTGAGCCTGGGGATTGTCTGCGTGGCGGTGTTCCTGGTCATCAGCGGGGTCCTCATCTCGCGAAGCTGGGAGCGCGGACAGGATGCCCGCGGCTTCCTCCAGGCCCGGACGCTGCGCATCTTCCCGGGGCTCGCGGTCTCGCTGCTGCTGACGGCTTTCGGGCTCGGGGCCGCGTTCACCTCCCTGCCGTTGCGGGAGTACTTCGCGGCTTCGGAGACGTACACGTTCATCCTCCGCAACCTCACGCTCGTCGAGCCGCAGTGGGCGTTGCCTGGGGTGTTCCCATCGAACGTGTACGCGAGTGCCGTCAACGGCTCGCTGTGGACGCTGAAGTACGAGGTGGGCTTCTACCTGGTCGTGCTCGGACTGGGGTTGGCGAAGCTGCTCCGGAAGGACCTGACGCTCGTGGGGTGGTGCCTCACGGCGGGGGTGTCGTTCCTGCACATCGGCCGGCTGGGGTTCTGGCCAGAGCTCGGGCTCTACTTCGGGGGCGGGATGGTGCTCTACCTCTGGAGGGACCGGGTGAGGATGAGTCCCTGGCTCGCCCTCGCCTGTGTCGCCGTCCTGACGGGCACGGCGATGGCGGGGACAGGGCTGAAGGTGGCCATGGGCTCATGCGGGGCGTACCTCGTGATGTACCTCGCGTTCGTTCCGAGCCGGCTCGCGCACTTCGGACGCCATGGGGACTTCTCCTATGGCGTCTACATCTATGCGTTCCCCGTGCAGCAAGCCGTCACGGCGCTGGTGGGTGGCCCCATGCCGTGGTGGCAGAACGCACTGCTCTCGTTTCCCCCCACGCTGCTCCTGGGGTTCCTGTCGTGGAGATATATCGAGCGCCAGGCCCTTCGCGTGAAGCGGCGGCCGGGTGAGTCACCCAAGCTGGCCACCGTCTCGGCGCCCTGACCGTGTCAATCCCTCTCAGTGCAAGGGAGGTTCAGCCAGGAGCGCGGCGCCGATGGCGCCAGACAATTCTCCGAGCTGTGCCAACACCACTGGGGGCTGACGTTCAGGGACAAAGAGGTGCGGACGCATGGCTTCATGGATGCGGTCGGCATACTCGACGCCCAGCCGTGTCCCCAGTCCGCCGCCCAGGATGACCGCTTCCACATCCAGCAGGTTGATGGCGGACGCGATGCCGACCCCCATCATCAACACCGCTCTGTCGATGAGCCGGGTCGCCACCGCATCCCGCTCGTCCAGGGCCTTCTTCCAGATGCTGCTCGTCAACCGGGTCCGGTCCTTCTTCTTCATCCACTCGAGCAACATCGTCTTCTCGCCCCGCCGCACCGCCTTGCGCGCCTTGAGCTCCAGGCACCCTCGGCCCGCGTAGGCCTCCATGCAGCCACGGCGCCCACAGCCACAGCGCGAGCCCCCTGGCTTCACCACGACATGGCCTATCTCTCCCGCCGCGCCCCGCCCGCGCCAGGGAACCCCGTCCAACACCAGCCCGCCGCCCACGCCCGTTCCCCACCACACGCCCAGCACCGAGCGATACGGCGTCCCCGCCCCCAGCCGGTACTCGGCGGTCACCGCGACCTGCACGTCATTGCCCAGCACCACCGGGCCATCCACCAGGTCCGCGAGCGCTCCCGCGAGGGGATAGGGCTCCGTCCACCCCTTGCCCACGTTGCTCACGCGCGCCAGCGTTCCCGTGTGGCTGTCCACCGAGCCCGGTGCCCCCACGCCCACTCCCGCGAGTCGCCGGGGCGCAAGGCCCGCGGACCGCGCGGCATCTTCCAGGGCTTCGTAGATGGCACGCACCACGTCCTTCGGCCCACCATCCGGAGTGGGGTGTCGAGCATTCCCCAAGGGCCGCCCCACCGCGTCGACGACCACCGCCTCAATCTTCGTCCCGCCCAGGTCGATGCCTCCCCACGCACTCCCCTTCACCTCGGACGACCGCCTCCCGCGATTGGACTCTCCCCCTCGATGAGCTTCGTCCATCCCGTGCCTCCGGAGCGCGTGCACACCTTCCTTGTCAGGAAGATGCGCAGCACCTCTCGATGCAC is part of the Myxococcus landrumus genome and encodes:
- a CDS encoding nucleotidyltransferase family protein, whose translation is MPLSLLDTFRVLASFDPPRGALKGAPWDEYVDWAIAQGLAPLAAYNLEYRLGPTAAPEWARDRLLAVYQGSVNDNVMKLVNFKQVVDELQGRKLVLMGSAAFAEALYPHIGFRPVLDLQLLMRRMDVDGFAGFLSNHEFRPDSVPAHSGATKVVTDGRTAVSLYSDILGPQRREQALGIIDRAKPMKVYGPSMFRADLEDSVLLVCLEHARQGYDVPWLSFIDLRELVTGAKWMGGVYSRPLDIPALLSRAAEWRLERALYTSLSIVARLFPEAAADATAALPPLRRATRELLDRTVVGPISTPGQTSALRGLERVRRLLTGQ
- a CDS encoding O-antigen ligase family protein gives rise to the protein MSPAHRSSSRYTRFAEVALAALVVVCPLALGGAARWVSWPLMVLSGVAAVLAGIGARRQGQSLRFPLLALPLGVGAALCAVQLVPLPAGVLRVLSPEAASLREFALEPLGLMRARPVSLEPSATWRELSKHLAYLLTFLAAVQVCRSRERRRRLLAVVVFTGAAVVLVGLGHSLLGVSSLLGLKAWEHARPPLMTFFANPNHLAGFLGLASTVGVGLALTTRPRSKALPFALAAGASGLGVVLSLSRGGIAFFVFGQALLVLWLARQRREEEGGSLHGGSRSATALLGLLAVLAVGAYAVTEALWVEARSADSLEKLSQSKVSLWPMMARAASSFPVLGMGRGAFEAVFPRYQSEPNPNTLTHPENAVLQVLAELGVPGLLLLAVALWAFIGLLRREGLDALEWAALAGVAALGLHNLFDFSLELPACAVAVLVVLGAVVRPRERGKEAGGPVCLTPSWGLLCAGMALTVVGLVALVPGRHRLADAEAELATLVRERAPLDTVRARGLELIDRHPSDYLLYRMVASAHVARGGEGAGEALAFINRALTLAPRDALSHRVAAQALLSLGRRSQGFLEYRLANEAGDLGVLRGEAVRQARSVDDLVAMTPDSPEMAGHLVDALSNVLGRQPLALDYNGWAREHFAGRPGAVGLWTREARLRLLRKELPEAEVACAQVERLEPERLDTVLLRAEVLKGRGEGEAALRAVEALRARHPMNVELAFTLASWQLDAGLTRRARETLHTVGSFLSDYQQRARMLSMEAEALEREGLLSRAVERRQTAARLVPSSDAYFAVARLQETLRRYDAAARSVREGLELLPPEAREPARAWVTRLESAERARVETRRKELLDDPKAQELEHLLGDSREPAVEP
- a CDS encoding UDP-glucose dehydrogenase family protein; translation: MRIAIIGTGYVGLVAGTCFADSGNDVTCVDIDERKIRMLQAGEVPIYEPGLEELIKKNVREKRLFFTRDLPEAVSNAHVVFIAVGTPEGESGDADLQYVLAAAEQIGKAMKQYTVVVDKSTVPVGTADKVREAIRKVTNIEFDVVSNPEFLKEGAALDDFLKPDRVVIGVDSERGRKVMGELYAPFVRTENPVLFMDTRSAELTKYAANAMLATRISFMNDISALCEKVGADVDFVRKGLGSDRRIGYPFLFPGVGYGGSCFPKDVKALGATAREFGLELDLLRAVERTNERQKKLLVNKATKHFGGSLEGKKFGVWGLAFKPKTDDMREAPSIDVIEGLIGKGATVVAHDPVATHSAKRVFGDRIRYANVPYEALEGVDALFVVTEWNEFRHPDFERMKGLMKSPVIFDGRNVFDPVRMRELGFTYFGIGRR
- a CDS encoding acyltransferase family protein: MSRGGSLDALTGLRFFAALHVVLFHFARPVLDPAPEWLRSLVGSGYSAVGVFFVLSGFVLAWNYLDADGHMETGPRAFLAARVARVYPVYLLTFLVSSPPVMLASVVENGWTVAAMKLAVAAVATLALVQAWVPRLALYWNPPGWSVAVEAFFYALFPRVARWLPRVRPSWMPGVLVGLWVLGLTPPVLYLVLRPDGLDTVGVHSWGTWLALMKFTPLARLPEFLFGVVLGWWFVRERAAGEQKGSGGVLALLGAGLLMAAGAAGERIPYPLMHNALLAPASGLLVYGLARGGGWLGWALSRPVVVRLGAASYALYLLQFPVGEAVAKVAPWVSLGTPLGKLGLVLLWAIPASLVTHHYVETPLRARVRKLLQPWVDGEGAAPARPVAPGA
- a CDS encoding nucleotidyltransferase family protein; translation: MVGSHALVDLLRSWPSPPDAPAPEGAAASEFVRAAVRHGLAGFVAHAVGQAGWELPSDASALLRRESLTGAARSLQVKALLLRSLDVLASERVVPVLLKGYGLARRLYPDPLQRATRDVDLLVFRRDVPTATRALSGLGLSVRASRDGRHAEADSHHVELEGPAGLVELHFRALAGWGQALEGDALVERAVVGELEGRRVKWLRPEDEAVYLALHASHHLLQRMAWLLDLKLLAGHTLDWTRVVEAARGTELPQLAWYAWDVARRMLGAPVPDAVLSALAPPPWQRVLAERFFTEPRLVGAELVNSKPAWVAAKLLLAPRPVAMAKYALRRLETAARRLR